A single window of Coleofasciculus sp. FACHB-1120 DNA harbors:
- a CDS encoding CHAT domain-containing protein, which yields MKSIVKRINLLLARQKEKVKRKRSKSIAFLLFALPHLALGISVCFLSVQAQSIVPATDGTGTIVKPNGTQYDIQGGTTSADNTNLFHSFTQFGLSQGEIANFISSPSIQNILGRVTGGDPSVINGLLQVSGGNSNLFLMNPAGIVFGAGASLNVPRSFTATTATGIQFDAEWFNAIGSNSYAALVGTPNTFAFATPQTPGAIVNEAQLAVKDGQDLNLLGGTVVSLGNLSAPGGSITVASVPGEKMVRLSQAGSPLSLEIQPLSPFLPLSIASPLSLPQLLTGGGANNATKVMVSDTGEVKLAGSNIRVDAGDVVVQGATAQTSLPSTGSFVDLASANNITVLGKIDTSATSLGAHGGSVTMSAFKDINILSSPLDGILTNSNSGNGGNIFLTSKAGSINVQTFLNSSSNLGNGGAITLSALDKINNVVAPNNSPTGTINIAGSINSSSNAGNGGAIALLALNQINAGVINSSSAIGNGGSVTLDPLGDIQVTSINAQGGTNGVGGNVNIATGQFFQATGTFLDQDGISASISTSGGIGGGAIAIQHGGGDSLVPFLVGNPTTNGTAGALNNGQFTISTFQAFPGPDTQGNLQLITADPDQTIDPTILIDEPDEEPPKELPPDIPAIEIDAVVTEREEIFTRQFAEYFGLNNLPARANSLLDARQTLARIERETGVRSALMYVAFVPKTIAPEGPENRRVQGNEKSLISLSTQQRQETPASTAVSPQSDELEVVLVTAEGSPLRKRLSGAVLGTQGVYASRSQVLKVADQFRQEVIRIRRTPTYLTSAKQLYQWLIAPLEGDLQARGIQNLVFVPDSGLRSVPFAALYDGQQFLVEKYSVSLIPSLSLTDTLQRNLKSSQVLAMGVSKFPDQAPLPAVPTELSIITPELWPGKSFLNNAFTLKNLKTQRRLQPFRIVHLATHAEFEPGDPTNSYIQLWDSKLSLNQLSQLDWNDPPVDLLVLSACRTALGDEQAELGFAGLAVQTGAKSALASLWYVSDQGTLGLMTEFYQELKKAPVRVEALRQAQVAMLKGQVRIQGGKLQTPNGVMTLTPELAKLENQNLSHPYYWAAFTMIGNPW from the coding sequence ATGAAATCAATTGTCAAAAGAATTAACTTGTTGTTAGCACGACAAAAGGAAAAAGTCAAAAGGAAAAGGTCAAAATCTATCGCCTTTTTGCTTTTTGCCCTTCCACATCTGGCATTGGGAATATCCGTTTGCTTTCTGAGCGTGCAGGCACAATCGATCGTCCCGGCGACTGACGGCACCGGCACCATTGTCAAGCCCAATGGAACCCAATACGACATCCAAGGCGGCACTACATCCGCTGATAATACCAATTTGTTCCACAGCTTCACCCAATTTGGTCTTAGCCAAGGTGAGATTGCCAACTTCATTTCTAGCCCCTCCATTCAAAATATTCTGGGGCGCGTTACGGGGGGCGATCCTTCAGTTATTAACGGGCTTCTCCAAGTCTCTGGCGGCAATTCCAACCTCTTCCTGATGAACCCCGCGGGGATCGTTTTTGGCGCAGGAGCCAGTTTGAACGTACCTCGAAGCTTTACCGCTACCACAGCGACTGGAATTCAATTTGACGCTGAATGGTTTAATGCCATCGGCTCTAATAGCTATGCGGCTCTCGTGGGGACGCCCAATACCTTTGCCTTCGCCACCCCCCAAACGCCCGGAGCGATTGTCAACGAGGCACAGCTAGCCGTTAAAGATGGGCAGGATCTCAATCTACTCGGAGGTACGGTTGTCTCCCTCGGTAATCTCTCGGCACCAGGGGGGAGTATCACGGTTGCATCTGTACCCGGTGAGAAGATGGTTCGCCTTTCTCAAGCGGGAAGCCCACTGAGTTTAGAGATTCAACCTCTCTCGCCTTTTCTCCCCCTCTCCATCGCTTCTCCTCTGTCTTTGCCGCAGTTACTTACAGGTGGAGGTGCTAACAATGCGACAAAAGTAATGGTTAGCGACACTGGGGAGGTGAAACTAGCTGGCTCTAACATCCGGGTAGATGCTGGTGATGTCGTGGTGCAGGGAGCCACCGCTCAAACTTCTTTGCCCTCAACCGGGAGTTTTGTGGATTTAGCTTCTGCTAACAACATTACAGTCCTTGGAAAAATTGATACCTCCGCCACTTCTTTGGGGGCGCATGGGGGTTCTGTAACCATGTCCGCTTTTAAGGATATTAATATCCTGAGTTCGCCCTTAGACGGGATTTTGACAAATTCCAATTCAGGCAATGGGGGCAATATTTTCCTCACGAGTAAAGCAGGTTCTATTAACGTTCAAACTTTTCTAAATTCTTCATCCAATCTGGGGAATGGAGGTGCAATTACTCTTTCGGCACTTGACAAAATCAACAATGTTGTTGCACCCAACAATAGTCCAACGGGGACAATTAATATTGCCGGTTCTATCAATTCCTCATCCAACGCTGGAAATGGCGGCGCGATCGCGCTTTTGGCTCTAAACCAAATCAACGCTGGAGTCATCAACTCTAGTTCAGCAATCGGGAATGGGGGATCTGTCACCCTCGATCCACTTGGAGATATTCAAGTTACCTCCATCAATGCTCAAGGGGGAACGAATGGCGTGGGGGGAAACGTTAACATTGCAACGGGTCAATTTTTCCAAGCCACCGGCACTTTTCTAGACCAAGATGGGATATCTGCCAGTATCTCTACGTCCGGAGGAATTGGAGGAGGCGCGATCGCTATCCAGCACGGGGGCGGCGACAGTTTAGTTCCCTTTTTAGTCGGAAATCCGACAACGAACGGGACAGCCGGAGCGCTGAACAATGGGCAATTCACGATTTCGACCTTCCAAGCTTTTCCTGGGCCAGACACCCAGGGAAATCTTCAATTAATTACTGCCGATCCCGATCAAACAATCGATCCCACAATCTTAATTGACGAGCCGGACGAGGAGCCACCCAAAGAACTCCCGCCGGATATCCCAGCAATTGAAATTGACGCGGTCGTGACTGAACGCGAAGAAATTTTTACCCGTCAATTTGCCGAATATTTCGGTCTGAATAATCTTCCCGCTCGTGCTAATTCTCTACTCGATGCTCGTCAGACTCTCGCCAGAATTGAAAGAGAAACGGGAGTCCGATCGGCGCTGATGTATGTTGCGTTTGTTCCCAAAACCATTGCCCCAGAGGGACCGGAAAATAGGAGAGTACAGGGGAATGAAAAATCCCTCATTTCACTCAGCACTCAGCAGAGGCAGGAAACCCCAGCCTCTACAGCCGTTAGCCCTCAGAGCGACGAGCTGGAAGTAGTGCTGGTAACGGCAGAGGGTTCACCCCTCCGCAAGCGGTTATCGGGAGCTGTGCTAGGAACGCAAGGCGTATACGCTTCGCGATCGCAAGTTCTCAAAGTCGCCGATCAATTTCGCCAGGAAGTCATTCGGATCAGACGCACTCCCACCTACCTGACCTCAGCCAAGCAACTGTATCAGTGGCTAATCGCTCCGCTAGAAGGCGATTTACAAGCTAGAGGCATCCAAAATCTTGTATTCGTTCCCGATAGTGGGTTGCGTTCTGTGCCATTTGCGGCTTTATATGATGGTCAACAATTTCTAGTGGAGAAATACAGCGTCAGCTTGATCCCCAGCCTTAGCTTAACGGACACCCTCCAGCGCAACTTAAAAAGCTCTCAAGTTTTGGCAATGGGGGTATCGAAATTTCCCGACCAAGCGCCGCTTCCCGCTGTGCCAACCGAGTTATCGATCATCACGCCTGAGTTATGGCCTGGGAAATCCTTCCTCAACAACGCCTTCACTCTTAAAAATCTCAAGACTCAGCGCCGTCTACAACCGTTTAGAATTGTTCACCTGGCAACCCATGCAGAATTTGAACCAGGAGATCCGACGAACTCATACATTCAGCTATGGGACAGTAAGCTGTCTTTGAACCAGCTCTCCCAGCTTGACTGGAATGACCCGCCGGTGGATTTGTTAGTTCTGAGTGCTTGTCGTACTGCACTCGGTGATGAGCAGGCGGAGTTGGGTTTTGCTGGTCTGGCGGTGCAGACAGGGGCTAAGTCAGCGCTAGCAAGCCTTTGGTACGTCAGCGACCAAGGCACCTTGGGACTGATGACGGAATTTTACCAAGAATTGAAAAAAGCCCCCGTGAGAGTGGAAGCACTGCGGCAAGCACAGGTAGCGATGCTTAAGGGGCAAGTGCGAATACAGGGAGGTAAACTGCAAACTCCCAACGGGGTTATGACCCTGACGCCCGAACTTGCGAAGCTGGAAAATCAAAATTTATCTCATCCTTATTATTGGGCAGCTTTTACGATGATTGGAAACCCGTGGTAA
- a CDS encoding ShlB/FhaC/HecB family hemolysin secretion/activation protein, protein MRSRFQWFWCGVLIEGAIACVSASGANAKTLPATPDLNGLNFHREMETMKAFSSDAREKQEPARRSIAPSRGIQQKRVGVVHPEPERSDDRLLQAQTIPASPQNQPQLNQPLQPQSDPNRDRFPQPAPLPEPLPEESPSPVLTPPTPQPDAAPSSDTLEVKKIQVTGSTIFGAEQLNSITQTVEGRTVTLEELRNVADAITQLYLNQGYITSRAILVDQAITDGVVQIRIIEGSLEEIRVEGTRRLNPNYVRSRVRLGAGKPLNTGKLEDQLRLLRVDPLFKNVEASLRSGSGVGQSILVVRVTEAKSFYGSFGVDNYSPPSVGSERLGVNLGYRNVTGIGDEIAASYYHTTTGGADVLDLNYRVPLNAMNGTLQLRYAPNRNEVTQAPFDVFDIRGESQLYEISYRQPLIRSPREEFALSLGFTHQNGQTFTFAGPTPFGFGPDEEGRSRTSVIKFGQDYLRRDVKGAWALRSLFSLGTGLLDATINPDPLPDGRFLSWLGQVQRVQVLNNNNFLIVQGDVQLSTSGLLPSQQFVIGGGQSLRGYRQNVRAGDNGVRLSIEDRITVQRDEAGAATLQFAPFVDLGWVWNVSDNPNNATLQDEKFLAGAGLGLIWQPLPKLNIRLDYGIPLVDIEDRGENAQDRGFYFSVNYQF, encoded by the coding sequence ATGCGTTCAAGGTTTCAATGGTTTTGGTGTGGAGTGTTAATTGAGGGTGCGATCGCTTGTGTCTCTGCCAGCGGTGCTAATGCCAAAACACTACCGGCAACGCCCGATCTGAATGGATTGAATTTTCATCGCGAAATGGAAACGATGAAAGCGTTTTCCAGCGACGCAAGGGAAAAACAAGAACCTGCTAGGCGTTCAATTGCCCCATCAAGGGGCATACAGCAAAAGCGCGTGGGAGTTGTTCATCCTGAGCCAGAGAGGTCTGACGATAGACTGCTGCAAGCGCAAACTATACCGGCTTCACCGCAGAACCAACCACAGCTAAATCAACCCCTGCAACCCCAATCCGATCCTAACCGCGATCGCTTTCCGCAGCCTGCACCCCTCCCGGAACCTCTGCCGGAAGAGTCACCGTCGCCCGTACTGACGCCCCCAACGCCACAGCCTGATGCTGCACCGTCCTCAGACACGCTTGAGGTGAAAAAGATTCAAGTCACTGGCAGCACTATCTTTGGCGCAGAACAGTTGAACTCGATTACTCAAACTGTAGAGGGGCGTACTGTCACCCTAGAAGAACTCAGAAACGTTGCCGATGCGATTACCCAGTTGTACCTTAACCAAGGCTACATCACCTCAAGAGCCATCCTTGTAGACCAAGCGATTACGGATGGTGTCGTCCAGATTCGCATCATTGAAGGCAGCCTAGAAGAGATTAGGGTAGAAGGAACGCGCCGGTTGAATCCAAATTACGTGCGATCGCGCGTGCGTTTGGGGGCTGGCAAACCGCTCAATACCGGCAAGCTAGAAGATCAATTAAGACTATTGCGTGTCGATCCTCTATTTAAAAATGTAGAAGCCAGCCTCCGCTCTGGGAGCGGGGTCGGTCAAAGTATTCTCGTCGTTCGCGTTACCGAAGCCAAGTCCTTTTATGGCAGCTTCGGCGTCGATAACTACTCGCCTCCGAGCGTTGGTTCAGAACGACTGGGTGTCAATCTGGGTTATCGCAACGTCACCGGCATTGGAGATGAAATTGCTGCCTCTTATTACCATACAACTACAGGTGGCGCTGATGTTCTTGACTTAAACTATCGAGTGCCACTCAACGCGATGAACGGCACCTTGCAACTGAGATATGCTCCCAATCGAAATGAAGTTACCCAAGCCCCTTTTGACGTTTTCGACATTCGGGGAGAGTCGCAGCTTTATGAAATCAGTTATCGCCAGCCTTTAATCCGCTCGCCGCGTGAAGAATTTGCCCTTTCTTTAGGGTTTACTCACCAGAATGGTCAGACTTTTACCTTTGCAGGGCCGACCCCCTTTGGTTTTGGTCCCGACGAAGAAGGTCGGAGCCGCACCAGCGTGATTAAATTTGGACAAGACTATCTGCGTCGAGATGTCAAGGGTGCTTGGGCATTGCGATCGCTCTTTAGTCTCGGCACTGGCTTGTTGGATGCCACCATTAATCCCGACCCCCTACCCGATGGTCGTTTCTTGAGCTGGCTGGGTCAAGTGCAGCGAGTCCAAGTCCTGAATAACAATAATTTCCTAATTGTGCAGGGAGATGTTCAGCTATCAACCAGTGGCTTATTACCCTCCCAACAGTTTGTAATTGGCGGCGGTCAATCGTTGCGCGGCTACCGGCAAAATGTGCGTGCCGGTGACAATGGAGTGCGACTTTCGATTGAAGATCGCATTACCGTTCAGCGAGATGAAGCTGGTGCCGCCACCTTGCAGTTTGCTCCTTTTGTGGATCTGGGTTGGGTGTGGAATGTGTCTGATAACCCCAACAACGCCACATTACAGGATGAGAAATTTTTAGCAGGTGCTGGCTTAGGGCTAATCTGGCAACCACTGCCCAAGCTAAATATCCGACTAGACTATGGCATTCCGCTAGTGGATATTGAAGACCGTGGCGAAAATGCCCAGGATCGGGGCTTTTATTTCAGCGTTAACTATCAATTTTAG
- a CDS encoding PPC domain-containing protein, with protein MTDAFAFRWHRTLIVPATLLALFLTTISARAQNKVYSPIPVPANNEVSDTLTEKDIPTGEGGFARDYLVTLDAGDQVAVDLISDSFDTIVTLMSSDGATVAENDDGPDGSTNSLLFSRITEPGDYIIRVRAFGETSGGSFKLKVTRLKPI; from the coding sequence ATGACTGACGCTTTTGCCTTTAGATGGCACCGTACCCTGATTGTTCCTGCTACGCTGCTGGCTCTTTTTCTGACCACTATATCAGCCAGAGCGCAAAATAAGGTATATAGCCCCATTCCTGTACCGGCAAACAATGAAGTTTCCGACACGCTAACTGAAAAAGATATTCCAACTGGTGAGGGAGGTTTTGCTCGTGATTACTTGGTAACTCTGGATGCTGGAGATCAAGTAGCGGTTGACTTGATCTCTGATAGTTTTGACACAATTGTGACGCTGATGTCGTCGGATGGCGCTACTGTGGCGGAAAATGATGACGGTCCCGACGGCAGCACTAACTCGCTTTTATTTTCCCGCATTACCGAGCCGGGTGATTATATTATTCGAGTTCGGGCTTTTGGGGAAACGAGCGGCGGTTCTTTTAAGCTCAAGGTAACGCGACTGAAACCAATTTGA
- a CDS encoding DUF928 domain-containing protein — MLKRALAISMEVALLTGFSTLIGTPPTLLAQGMPDRWIVAGYNPPKTVGAPGRREGGGTRSPGSCPVAGKPLTALVPANNIGLTVAAYPSFSFYVPPVPAQASPLQLEFVLKDGNEQEVYTTTFMTTGKGGIVSINLPTYAGLPPLEVGKNYQWFLSMVCDSEQRSLDVFVQGSIQRVPQTAQLNNQLRVSTPNKRPDVYAEAGMWFDALTTLAELRRSNPDNSAYSAEWEQLLKAVGLQNIAKEPLLPSTTTSASQRAPFQGFRENQ; from the coding sequence ATGTTAAAACGAGCTTTAGCCATCTCTATGGAAGTGGCACTGCTCACGGGTTTCTCAACTCTGATAGGGACGCCGCCAACACTACTTGCCCAAGGAATGCCCGATCGGTGGATAGTTGCTGGATATAATCCACCTAAAACCGTTGGAGCACCAGGGCGCAGGGAAGGGGGCGGAACTCGTAGTCCTGGAAGCTGCCCAGTGGCAGGCAAACCGCTCACCGCACTGGTCCCTGCCAATAATATTGGGCTTACCGTCGCAGCATATCCAAGCTTTTCATTCTACGTACCGCCAGTGCCTGCCCAAGCGTCGCCACTGCAACTAGAGTTTGTACTGAAGGATGGAAACGAGCAAGAGGTTTATACAACAACCTTCATGACCACAGGGAAGGGGGGTATTGTCAGCATCAACCTTCCGACTTATGCTGGATTACCACCCTTGGAAGTGGGTAAGAATTATCAGTGGTTCTTGTCGATGGTTTGCGATTCCGAACAGCGATCGCTTGATGTTTTTGTACAAGGTTCGATTCAGCGGGTTCCACAAACCGCACAGCTCAATAATCAGTTGCGGGTGTCTACACCGAATAAGCGTCCAGACGTTTATGCAGAGGCGGGGATGTGGTTTGACGCCTTGACTACTCTGGCAGAGCTGCGCCGCTCCAATCCAGACAATTCCGCCTACTCTGCTGAGTGGGAACAACTCTTGAAGGCGGTTGGACTCCAAAACATTGCCAAAGAGCCTTTGCTTCCCAGTACGACGACATCTGCTAGCCAAAGGGCACCCTTTCAGGGCTTTAGAGAAAATCAGTAG
- a CDS encoding uracil-DNA glycosylase family protein: protein MSDIKQLIADIQQEAQRETFPIDEPVYQAASLEPTQPILYAGNLESKLCFFARDLGKDEVRARQPLCGAAGGFVRRGLYRAIAATEPNKDTDLQVVLDRVLLTNTVPYKPPGNKAYTEAVKKRFRPFLERLLVLHWQGDKIITLGNEAFNWFALYAAKGELKQFFTRSDRYSASIQVTLQAKDTEGNLHQRPVTLLPLPHPSPLNQKYYAQFPQLLQQRLAEILP from the coding sequence ATGTCAGACATTAAACAGTTAATTGCAGATATCCAGCAGGAAGCGCAACGGGAAACATTTCCCATTGATGAACCAGTTTATCAGGCAGCGAGTTTGGAGCCTACGCAGCCAATTCTCTATGCAGGCAATCTGGAGAGCAAGCTGTGCTTTTTTGCCCGCGATTTGGGAAAAGATGAAGTACGGGCACGTCAACCGCTTTGCGGCGCTGCTGGTGGCTTTGTGCGTCGGGGTTTGTACCGAGCGATCGCAGCCACCGAACCCAATAAGGATACCGATTTACAAGTTGTCCTCGATCGCGTTTTACTTACGAATACAGTACCTTACAAACCACCGGGTAACAAAGCATACACTGAGGCGGTGAAAAAACGATTTCGCCCCTTTTTAGAGCGATTATTGGTGTTGCATTGGCAAGGAGATAAGATTATTACGCTGGGGAATGAAGCGTTTAATTGGTTTGCCCTTTATGCTGCTAAGGGTGAGTTGAAGCAGTTTTTTACAAGAAGCGATCGCTATTCTGCTAGCATTCAAGTTACGCTTCAGGCGAAGGACACAGAAGGCAACCTACATCAACGTCCAGTGACGCTACTGCCACTCCCTCATCCTTCCCCACTCAATCAAAAATACTACGCCCAATTTCCCCAACTGCTTCAGCAGCGCCTCGCGGAAATATTGCCGTAA
- a CDS encoding protein-arginine deiminase family protein yields MRTLFQPETLKKLPSRSQEKSKSCEDILIVGQPLQIPLKNLAPSENVIVSLKSQGEIEIYSEADQLIDTKTLILLNQVPTITLLARTFSDRQNDRSLEITFQDEAGHQLSQVQLKLTCLRICLDVDADRDGIVDDNNPQKGDWQWGINGHGAILMVNTDRDHVHSDNQYDRKIKGLLDLKDSSFMIVRRAGLRNLPSGCEIHLSVSEDTAKRICIYDELDKSGYELISPKRTKAQIRGTDQDILLAIRGLSYPDIDFDGRVEITLNLVKDGETLYSDRVVFRVAPWMMTPNTLSPITVFVSRLSKGKNEAFIEDLRKVVAKANAQLDPVPYEYHKDDPWMRDEIEIGYTQAPGKFIHVVLDSPRDRGLDHLTNRQLIGSDFGYVIRKSRHSVTKLDSFGNLEVSPPVIVKGVNYPFGRLLFGGTRPEIIPEPRRKLKVLRDFFFAQKIQAPFEIFSDWLSVGHIDEFMNFVSAPNPKGFKLILASPDKCYDLLKALRSEGHSQALLRQGKQIDDKPADISVADVLENETLARQNQRFQEHISWNREVLKQELDLGEEDIVDLPALFEVDDDGRAKSFFPNMVNMLVLKQHLAIPKPFGPQVDAQCQFEAYVKGVLEPLGLVCHFIDDWDTYFRDGGEIHCGTNTSRQPFTQKWWEIEPMFLE; encoded by the coding sequence ATGAGAACTTTATTTCAGCCTGAAACATTGAAGAAGCTTCCTTCACGTTCTCAAGAAAAAAGTAAGAGTTGTGAAGATATTTTAATTGTTGGTCAGCCGCTGCAAATCCCCTTAAAAAATCTAGCTCCTTCAGAGAATGTCATTGTCAGCCTCAAATCACAGGGAGAAATCGAAATTTACTCTGAGGCTGATCAACTCATTGATACAAAAACGTTGATTCTTCTCAATCAAGTTCCAACAATTACCCTTTTAGCAAGAACCTTTAGCGATCGCCAAAATGACCGCTCTTTAGAGATCACGTTTCAAGATGAGGCGGGTCATCAGCTGAGCCAAGTTCAACTTAAGCTAACCTGTCTTCGGATTTGTTTAGATGTGGATGCAGATCGAGATGGGATTGTTGACGACAATAATCCTCAAAAGGGGGATTGGCAATGGGGGATTAATGGTCATGGTGCAATCCTAATGGTCAACACCGATCGCGACCATGTTCATTCTGATAATCAATACGATAGGAAGATTAAAGGACTACTGGATCTAAAAGATTCGAGCTTTATGATTGTTCGTAGAGCCGGATTAAGAAATCTACCCTCTGGATGCGAGATTCACTTATCAGTTAGCGAAGACACTGCCAAACGAATTTGCATTTATGACGAACTAGATAAAAGTGGCTATGAGTTAATTAGCCCGAAGAGAACAAAAGCACAAATTAGAGGTACAGATCAGGATATTCTCCTGGCTATAAGGGGATTAAGCTATCCCGACATTGATTTTGATGGACGGGTTGAGATTACTTTAAATCTTGTAAAAGATGGAGAAACCCTCTACAGCGATCGCGTCGTTTTTCGAGTCGCTCCCTGGATGATGACTCCGAATACCTTATCTCCAATCACTGTGTTTGTTTCTCGCTTATCGAAGGGAAAGAACGAAGCATTCATTGAGGATCTGAGGAAAGTTGTTGCTAAAGCCAACGCGCAACTCGATCCGGTTCCTTATGAGTATCATAAAGACGATCCTTGGATGCGAGATGAAATTGAAATTGGATATACTCAAGCGCCTGGAAAATTCATTCACGTCGTCCTGGATTCGCCTCGCGATCGCGGACTAGATCACCTGACCAACCGCCAACTCATAGGCAGTGACTTTGGGTATGTGATTCGCAAAAGCCGCCATTCAGTCACCAAATTAGACTCTTTTGGAAATTTAGAAGTTTCTCCGCCAGTAATCGTAAAAGGGGTAAATTATCCCTTCGGTCGTCTGCTATTTGGAGGAACGCGCCCAGAAATTATTCCAGAACCGCGCCGAAAGTTAAAAGTCTTGCGAGATTTTTTCTTTGCTCAAAAAATCCAAGCCCCTTTTGAAATCTTTTCGGATTGGCTGAGTGTCGGGCATATTGACGAATTTATGAACTTCGTCTCTGCTCCTAATCCTAAAGGATTCAAACTAATTCTCGCCAGCCCTGATAAGTGTTACGACCTTCTTAAAGCGTTACGAAGCGAAGGACATTCTCAGGCGTTGTTGCGGCAGGGCAAACAAATTGACGATAAACCTGCTGATATTAGCGTGGCAGACGTGCTTGAAAATGAAACCTTAGCTCGCCAAAACCAACGCTTTCAGGAACACATTAGTTGGAATCGAGAGGTTTTGAAACAGGAATTAGATTTAGGTGAAGAAGATATTGTCGATTTGCCTGCTTTGTTTGAAGTGGATGACGATGGACGAGCAAAAAGTTTTTTTCCAAACATGGTCAATATGCTCGTTCTCAAGCAGCATCTTGCGATTCCCAAACCCTTTGGCCCCCAGGTTGATGCCCAATGCCAATTTGAAGCTTATGTCAAAGGGGTTTTAGAACCTTTGGGTTTAGTCTGTCACTTTATCGATGATTGGGACACTTATTTTCGAGATGGTGGGGAAATTCATTGTGGCACTAACACGAGCCGACAACCTTTTACTCAAAAATGGTGGGAAATCGAACCCATGTTCCTCGAATAA
- a CDS encoding Na+/H+ antiporter codes for MAIETTLDEASIKQSLEQFLLVLSISLSVATLSRIFSWLRQIPYTLLLVIVGLFLAFVDVRLVNLSPELILEIFLPPLLFEAAWNIRWRDLKDDLFPVSLFAIVGVIISVVGIAFPLTWLTGVPLTTALLVGACLSATDPVSVVALFRELGAGKRLTMLMEGESLFNDGVAVVAFMLLVGIPLGTSEFALDTTIARFLIFVGVGIGIGSLVGFGISYLTQRFDLPLVEQSLTLVSAYGTYLITEELGGSGVIGVVTVGVILGNFGSRIGMNPRTRLLVSEFWEFLAFFVNSIVFLLIGDQIRYSRLVENFGLIAVTIGAVLLTRAIAIYGLSALSNWLVKSQIGWRDQTILWWGGLRGSVSIALAISVPIILPGRDEIIDMVFGVVLFTLLVQGLTTQWFLERLGLVGDQPIRQQYSEAIARRIALNRVLNYLLEAGKESEIDPEFYRYELNLVQGQLKSIEEEIEKLQNQYPELRSLNMQQLREKLLDIEADTYAELIRAGRLNNQLSPVLQEILAESTEDER; via the coding sequence ATGGCGATAGAAACCACCCTAGACGAAGCTTCCATTAAGCAAAGTTTGGAGCAATTTCTGCTAGTGTTGTCTATTTCCTTGAGTGTGGCGACACTCTCGCGAATTTTCAGTTGGTTACGCCAAATCCCCTACACATTGCTGCTGGTAATTGTCGGGTTATTTTTAGCATTTGTAGATGTGCGGTTGGTGAATCTGTCGCCAGAATTAATTCTAGAGATTTTTTTGCCTCCCCTACTATTTGAAGCTGCCTGGAATATCCGTTGGCGAGACTTAAAAGATGATTTATTTCCCGTCAGTTTGTTTGCCATTGTCGGTGTCATCATCTCCGTTGTTGGTATTGCATTTCCCCTCACTTGGCTGACTGGAGTTCCTCTTACAACTGCCCTACTTGTCGGTGCTTGTTTATCTGCTACCGATCCTGTTTCCGTAGTAGCTTTGTTTCGCGAACTGGGTGCTGGCAAACGCTTAACAATGTTGATGGAGGGAGAGAGTTTATTTAATGATGGCGTGGCGGTGGTGGCGTTTATGCTGCTAGTAGGAATCCCGCTAGGAACCAGTGAATTTGCACTAGATACTACCATTGCTCGTTTTTTGATATTTGTTGGTGTTGGGATTGGAATTGGCAGCTTAGTTGGTTTTGGAATTTCCTACCTTACGCAACGTTTTGACTTGCCATTAGTGGAACAGTCACTAACACTTGTTTCCGCTTACGGCACTTATTTGATAACAGAAGAGTTGGGTGGTTCTGGGGTGATTGGGGTTGTCACAGTTGGCGTAATTTTGGGTAACTTTGGCTCCCGCATTGGTATGAACCCGCGCACCCGGTTACTGGTATCTGAATTTTGGGAATTTCTAGCATTTTTTGTAAATTCTATCGTTTTTCTTTTGATTGGCGATCAAATCCGCTACTCGCGTCTAGTGGAAAATTTTGGTCTAATTGCGGTGACAATTGGAGCGGTATTACTAACACGAGCAATTGCTATTTATGGACTCAGTGCCTTGAGCAATTGGTTAGTTAAATCTCAAATAGGTTGGCGAGATCAAACAATACTTTGGTGGGGTGGCTTAAGAGGTTCAGTTTCAATTGCCTTGGCGATAAGCGTACCCATTATCTTGCCAGGAAGAGACGAAATTATTGATATGGTGTTTGGCGTTGTGTTGTTTACTTTGTTAGTTCAAGGTTTGACAACTCAGTGGTTTTTGGAAAGATTAGGTTTGGTTGGAGATCAGCCGATACGCCAGCAATATTCAGAGGCGATTGCCCGTCGCATCGCCTTAAATCGAGTGTTGAATTATTTATTGGAAGCTGGCAAAGAATCAGAAATCGATCCGGAGTTTTATCGTTACGAGTTAAATCTGGTACAAGGACAACTCAAAAGCATTGAGGAGGAAATTGAGAAGCTGCAAAATCAATATCCTGAGTTGCGATCGCTTAATATGCAACAACTGCGAGAAAAACTCTTGGATATTGAAGCCGACACCTACGCCGAACTTATCCGTGCAGGACGTTTGAATAATCAACTATCGCCCGTATTGCAAGAAATTCTAGCTGAATCAACAGAGGATGAAAGGTAA